A genomic window from Camelus ferus isolate YT-003-E chromosome 9, BCGSAC_Cfer_1.0, whole genome shotgun sequence includes:
- the SETD6 gene encoding N-lysine methyltransferase SETD6 yields MATQAKRRRVAGPVGCEDPAPVAGFLSWCRRVGLELSPKVAVSQQGTVAGYGMVARESVQPGELLFAVPRAAVLSQHTCSISGLLERERGALQSQSGWVPLLLALLHELQAPASPWSPYFALWPELGRLEHPMFWPEEERRRLLQGTGVPEAVEKDLASIRSEYYSIVLPFMEAHPDLFSPRVRSLELYHQLVALVMAYSFQEPLEEEEDEKEPNSPLMVPAADILNHLANHNANLEYSPNCLRMVATQPIPKGHEIFNTYGQMANWQLIHMYGFVEPYPDNTDDTADIQMVTVREAALQGTKVEAERLLLYERWDFLCKLEMVGEEGAFVIGREEVLTEEELTTTLKVLCMPAEEFREFKDQDGWGDDKREEDSLTITNIPKLKASWRQLLRDSVLLTLQTYATDLKTEQDLLSNKEVYAKLSWREQQALQVRYGQKMILHQLLELTS; encoded by the exons ATGGCGACCCAGGCGAAGCGCCGGCGG GTGGCCGGGCCTGTGGGCTGCGAAGACCCGGCCCCGGTGGCCGGCTTCCTGAGCTGGTGCCGGcgggtggggctggagctgagtCCCAAG GTGGCGGTGAGCCAGCAGGGCACGGTGGCCGGCTACGGCATGGTGGCCCGGGAGAGCGTGCAGCCCGGGGAGCTGCTGTTCGCGGTGCCGCGGGCCGCGGTCCTGTCCCAGCACACCTGCTCAATCAGCGGCCTGCTAGAGCGAG AGCGAGGTGCGCTGCAGAGCCAGTCGGGCTGGGTGCCACTGCTGCTGGCACTGCTCCACGAGCTGCAGGCTCCGGCCTCGCCCTGGAGCCCCTACTTTGCGCTCTGGCCCGAGCTGGGCCGCTTGGAGCACCCCATGTTCTG GCCAGAGGAGGAGCGCCGGCGATTGCTGCAGGGCACAGGCGTACCTGAGGCCGTGGAGAAAGATTTGGCCAGCATCCGCAGCGAGTATTATTCCATCGTGCTGCCTTTCATGGAAGCCCACCCCGATCTGTTCAGCCCCAGGGTTCGCTCTCTGGAACTCTACCACCAGCTTGTGGCCCTTGTGATGGCCTACAG CTTTCAGGAAccactggaggaagaggaggatgaaaagGAGCCAAACTCCCCTTTGATGGTGCCTGCTGCAGACATACTAAACCACTTAGCCAATCACAATGCCAATCTAGAATACTCTCCA AACTGTCTTCGGATGGTGGCCACTCAGCCCATTCCTAAAGGCCATGAGATTTTCAACACTTATGGGCAAATGGCTAATTGGCAACTGATTCACATGTACGGTTTTGTTGAACCATATCCTGACAACACGGATGACACAGCTGACATTCAGATGGTGACAGTTCGTGAAGCAGCATTACAGG GAACAAAAGTTGAAGCTGAGAGACTCCTACTGTATGAACGCTGGGATTTCTTATGCAAACTGGAGATGGTAGGGGAAGAGGGAGCCTTCGTGattgggagggaggaggtgctgACTGAAGAGGAACTGACCACCACACTCAAG GTACTGTGCATGCCTGCTGAGGAGTTCAGAGAGTTTAAAGACCAGGATGGATGGGGAGATGATAAAAGGGAAGAGGACAGCCTGACAATCACAAATATCCCCAAACTCAAAGCATCATGGAGACAGCTTCTTCGGGACAGTGTCTTGTTGACCCTGCAAACCTATGCCACAGACTTAAAAACTGAACAAGATTTACTGAGTAATAAGGAGGTCTACGCCAAACTTAGCTGGAGGGAACAGCAAGCCTTACAGGTTCGTTACGGTCAGAAGATGATCTTACACCAGTTGTTGGAACTGACAAGTTAG